A genome region from Rhodopirellula islandica includes the following:
- a CDS encoding sulfatase: protein MSIRRIFGFGLFLGLCLSLQTSHGQDPETSQGSQRKNVLFLISDDLNTRIGCYGDPLVQTPNIDRLAARGVLFENAACQYPLCGPSRNSMLCGLYPDTTGIHGNAQIFRDSIPERWSLPQAFRLDGYFAGRIGKMYHYNVPKSVGTNGHDDPASWELELNPAGCDRLIEEPDIFTLRKNAFGGTLSWYASPRPDAAHTDGMLADDASWVLERCAQRNDRPFFLAVGFYRPHTPYVAPKEYFDLYHLEDMPLFDNVEEDNADVPEAALLSRKKEQEQLTDDLRRQAVQAYYASTTFMDAQVGKVLDTLKRTGLDKNTIVVFTSDHGYFLGEKGLWQKQALFDKVAGVPLIIAEPGRTAGAVATAPVGLVDLYPTLTEWCGVPTQELMQGQSLVPMLRDPSATGRGYSMSMVVRNDRQAKQRYYGYSIRTQRYRLTLWDDGKRGTELYDHQNDPDEFTNLAHGDRKSDPEIAQVIRDLTQKLETERTKGMPASGKRTEYKVGNWNPMLRIDD, encoded by the coding sequence ATGTCTATCAGGCGGATTTTCGGTTTCGGACTCTTCCTCGGCTTGTGTCTCAGTCTCCAGACGTCCCACGGACAAGATCCTGAAACATCCCAGGGCAGCCAACGCAAGAACGTGCTGTTCTTGATTTCCGATGACCTGAACACTCGCATCGGTTGCTACGGGGATCCGCTGGTCCAAACCCCCAACATCGATCGCCTGGCCGCGCGAGGCGTCCTGTTTGAAAACGCGGCTTGCCAGTACCCACTGTGCGGCCCGTCGCGAAATTCGATGTTGTGCGGGCTGTATCCCGACACCACCGGCATCCACGGCAACGCCCAAATTTTTCGTGACTCGATTCCCGAGCGTTGGTCGCTGCCCCAAGCCTTCCGGTTGGACGGGTACTTCGCTGGTCGCATCGGCAAGATGTACCACTACAACGTTCCCAAATCCGTCGGAACCAACGGCCATGATGACCCAGCGTCCTGGGAATTGGAGCTCAATCCAGCCGGCTGTGATCGACTGATCGAAGAACCGGACATTTTCACGCTTCGCAAAAACGCGTTCGGCGGAACGCTGTCCTGGTACGCGTCGCCTCGCCCGGACGCAGCCCACACCGATGGGATGCTGGCAGACGACGCATCCTGGGTTCTGGAACGCTGTGCCCAACGCAATGACCGCCCGTTTTTTCTAGCCGTTGGTTTCTATCGACCTCACACGCCCTATGTGGCACCCAAGGAATACTTCGATCTTTACCACCTGGAAGACATGCCGCTGTTTGACAATGTAGAAGAAGACAACGCGGACGTTCCGGAGGCGGCCTTGCTCAGTCGCAAAAAAGAACAAGAGCAACTCACCGACGATTTACGTCGCCAAGCGGTCCAGGCTTACTACGCCAGCACCACGTTCATGGACGCGCAAGTCGGCAAGGTGCTCGACACGCTCAAACGCACCGGCTTGGACAAGAACACGATCGTGGTTTTCACCAGCGATCACGGTTACTTCCTGGGTGAAAAGGGATTGTGGCAGAAGCAGGCCTTGTTCGACAAAGTCGCTGGTGTGCCGTTGATCATCGCGGAGCCCGGACGCACCGCAGGCGCGGTGGCCACCGCGCCCGTGGGACTGGTCGACCTGTACCCGACGCTGACGGAGTGGTGCGGCGTGCCCACGCAAGAATTGATGCAAGGCCAATCACTTGTACCGATGTTGCGAGATCCCTCGGCAACCGGTCGCGGCTACTCGATGTCGATGGTCGTTCGCAATGATCGTCAAGCCAAACAACGCTACTACGGGTACTCCATTCGCACCCAACGATACCGGCTGACCTTGTGGGACGACGGCAAACGTGGCACCGAGCTTTACGATCACCAAAACGATCCCGATGAATTCACCAACTTGGCTCACGGCGATCGCAAAAGCGATCCCGAGATCGCCCAAGTGATTCGCGACTTGACGCAGAAACTCGAAACCGAAAGAACCAAGGGGATGCCAGCGTCCGGCAAGCGAACCGAATACAAAGTCGGCAACTGGAACCCAATGCTCCGCATCGACGATTGA
- a CDS encoding redox-sensing transcriptional repressor Rex, whose translation MGMNTEHAADDSDNPDESDRRAELSTPAVGRLSLYYRELHRLLDSGETSTNSRDLGAMVNVSPAVVRRDLSSIGSIGRRGVGYDVAILADRIGVVLGSGVQWKAVLIGVGSLGNALLRYRGFERLGFSLAAAFDTDPSKYGREVGGTTIRSLDDLEEVLATAKPELAILAVPSEQASQVATRVVAGGIQGILNFAPTTLRVPSGTAIINVDLASELQQLAFRIQNR comes from the coding sequence ATGGGCATGAACACAGAGCACGCTGCGGACGATTCCGACAATCCCGATGAGAGCGATCGTCGGGCCGAGTTGTCGACGCCCGCGGTGGGCCGTTTGTCGCTGTATTACCGTGAATTGCACCGTTTGCTGGATTCCGGCGAAACGTCCACGAACAGCCGTGACCTGGGCGCAATGGTCAATGTGTCGCCCGCCGTCGTTCGCCGCGACCTCAGTTCGATTGGATCGATCGGCCGCCGTGGGGTTGGATACGACGTTGCAATCCTGGCCGACCGAATCGGTGTGGTGCTGGGATCAGGCGTGCAGTGGAAGGCGGTCCTGATCGGCGTTGGGTCCCTGGGCAACGCGTTGCTGCGTTATCGCGGATTTGAACGCCTGGGATTTTCCCTTGCGGCCGCATTTGACACCGATCCAAGCAAGTATGGTCGCGAAGTCGGGGGCACGACAATTCGTTCCCTGGACGATCTGGAAGAAGTGTTGGCGACCGCGAAACCAGAATTGGCCATCTTGGCGGTGCCAAGTGAACAAGCCAGTCAGGTCGCAACGCGCGTGGTGGCGGGTGGGATTCAGGGCATCCTGAACTTTGCCCCCACGACGCTTCGTGTGCCTTCCGGCACAGCGATCATCAACGTGGATCTTGCCAGTGAATTGCAGCAGCTGGCGTTTCGAATCCAGAACCGGTGA
- a CDS encoding YTV domain protein, translated as MKRLWLLPALMIISVVSGANAAHAAYSGAISYEGCSSCGGSVVADGSVMADGSAVAGGSVISDGSAVAGGSYTVMRTVRETVMEQVQETRTRTRNEVYFEDQVVNRTRMVPETHQKEVQYTVMVPSYETRQRTINYTVNKPVYETREKVINYTVKKPVYETRTKTINYTVNKPVYEQHQRVINYTVKKPVYETRTKTINYTVNKPVYETRQKVTNYTVMVPTYETRTRNINYTVYNTVQEQKVRTENYSVSVPQTYTKTITVKGGHWETVTETVPGPMIRRTVREPGTSYFDASTCRTVYCPGKCRVECVQGCPKTICKKVWVPTCEQKEVTCTKYVSECRTREIPYTVCRRVPECRTKTVEYKVCKMVPECRTKTCNYTVCKMVPECRSKTVEYKVCKMVCENRQKTCNYTTCKMVPECRTKTCNYTVCKMVCEPRTKVCKYTVCKMVPECRTKVCEYKVCKMIPECRTKTVCYTTCRKECYQETIKVKKCRQVCEPYTVTRCVPRVVCKQVPVTVCCPAPTCGCADACAPACAPASAGPIRSLLKGILGGNGCGCGNDCGCDAGCDAGCDVAPACGC; from the coding sequence ATGAAACGTTTGTGGTTGTTGCCTGCTCTGATGATCATTTCGGTCGTCTCGGGCGCGAATGCTGCTCACGCTGCTTACAGCGGCGCGATCAGTTACGAAGGTTGTAGCAGTTGTGGTGGTTCCGTTGTTGCCGATGGATCGGTGATGGCAGACGGCTCAGCTGTGGCTGGTGGTTCGGTTATCTCTGACGGTTCGGCCGTCGCCGGTGGATCTTACACCGTGATGCGAACCGTCCGCGAAACAGTGATGGAGCAAGTCCAAGAGACTCGCACCCGCACTCGGAACGAAGTGTACTTCGAAGACCAAGTGGTCAACCGTACGCGGATGGTTCCAGAAACTCACCAAAAAGAAGTTCAGTACACGGTCATGGTGCCGTCGTACGAAACACGCCAACGCACGATCAACTACACGGTCAACAAGCCTGTGTACGAAACTCGTGAAAAGGTGATCAACTACACAGTCAAGAAACCTGTGTACGAAACACGTACGAAAACGATCAACTACACCGTTAACAAGCCTGTTTACGAACAGCACCAACGGGTGATCAACTACACAGTCAAGAAACCTGTGTACGAAACTCGTACGAAGACGATCAACTACACGGTCAACAAGCCTGTGTACGAAACTCGTCAAAAAGTGACCAACTACACCGTGATGGTGCCAACGTACGAAACTCGTACGCGAAACATCAACTACACGGTTTACAACACCGTGCAAGAACAAAAGGTTCGCACGGAAAACTACAGCGTCAGCGTCCCTCAAACGTACACCAAGACCATCACGGTCAAAGGTGGACACTGGGAAACTGTCACGGAAACCGTTCCTGGACCGATGATTCGTCGCACCGTGCGTGAGCCCGGTACGTCGTACTTCGACGCTTCGACTTGCCGAACCGTGTACTGCCCCGGCAAATGCCGAGTGGAATGCGTTCAAGGTTGCCCCAAGACGATCTGCAAGAAAGTCTGGGTCCCAACTTGCGAGCAAAAAGAAGTGACTTGCACCAAGTACGTCTCAGAATGCCGTACTCGTGAAATCCCTTACACCGTGTGCCGTCGAGTTCCTGAGTGCCGCACCAAGACCGTTGAGTACAAAGTGTGCAAAATGGTTCCTGAGTGCCGTACCAAGACTTGCAACTACACCGTGTGCAAGATGGTTCCTGAGTGCCGTAGCAAGACCGTTGAGTACAAAGTCTGCAAGATGGTTTGCGAAAACCGTCAGAAGACTTGCAACTACACGACCTGCAAAATGGTTCCCGAGTGCCGCACCAAGACTTGCAACTACACCGTTTGCAAGATGGTTTGCGAGCCTCGCACCAAAGTTTGCAAGTACACCGTCTGCAAGATGGTTCCTGAGTGCCGCACCAAAGTTTGCGAGTACAAAGTTTGCAAGATGATCCCTGAGTGCCGTACCAAGACCGTGTGCTACACGACTTGCCGCAAAGAGTGCTACCAAGAAACGATCAAGGTCAAGAAGTGCCGCCAAGTGTGCGAGCCTTACACCGTGACTCGTTGCGTGCCACGAGTGGTTTGCAAGCAAGTTCCTGTCACCGTTTGCTGCCCAGCTCCAACTTGCGGATGTGCAGACGCCTGTGCTCCAGCATGTGCACCTGCTTCGGCTGGTCCTATCCGTAGCTTGCTCAAGGGAATCCTTGGCGGCAACGGTTGTGGCTGCGGAAACGACTGCGGATGCGACGCTGGTTGCGATGCAGGCTGCGACGTTGCTCCTGCTTGCGGCTGCTGA